The following are from one region of the Capsicum annuum cultivar UCD-10X-F1 chromosome 1, UCD10Xv1.1, whole genome shotgun sequence genome:
- the LOC107842448 gene encoding sodium/hydrogen exchanger 2, producing MVFDSGMLLASLNRLSTSDHQSVVSINLFVALICACIVIGHLLEENRWMNESITALVIGLCTGVVILLISGGKNSHILVFSEDLFFIYLLPPIIFNAGFQVKKKSFFRNFSTIMLFGAVGTLISFIIISLCAIGIFKKMNIGNLEIGDYLAIGAIFSATDSVCTLQVLSQDDTPLLYSLVFGEGVVNDATSVVLFNAVQNFDLSHINTRKALELIGNFLYLFASSTILGVVTGLLSAYIIKKLYFGRHSTDREVAIMILMAYLSYMLAELFYLSAILTVFFSGIVMSHYTWHNVTESSRVTTKHAFATLSFIAEIFIFLYVGMDALDIEKWRFVSDSPQLSVQVSSILLGLVLVGRAAFVFPLSSLSNLIKKSPEEKISFKQQIIIWWAGLMRGAVSVALAYNQFTRGGHTQLRGNAIMITSTITVVLFSTGVFGLMTKPLIRLLLPSPRHLSRMISSEPTTPKSFIVPLLDSTHDSEADLGQNVPRPHSLRMLLSTPSHTVHRYWRRFDNAFMRPVFGGRGFVPFVPGSPTEPSDH from the exons ATGGTGTTCGACTCTGGGATGTTGCTGGCAAGTTTGAACAGATTATCAACTTCTGATCATCAATCTGTGGTGTCAATAAACTTATTTGTCGCACTTATCTGCGCTTGTATCGTGATCGgtcatctattggaggaaaaTAGATGGATGAATGAGTCCATAACTGCCCTTGTGATC GGTCTTTGCACTGGAGTTGTCATTCTACTAATAAGTGGAGGAAAGAACTCACATATTTTAGTGTTTAGCGAAGATCTTTTCTTCATATACCTGCTTCCGCCGATCATTTTCAATGCTGG GTTCCAGGTGAAAAAGAAATCATTCTTCCGCAATTTCAGCACTATCATGCTTTTTGGGGCAGTTGGCACCTTGATATCATTCATTATCATATCTTTAT GTGCTATTGGCATTTTCAAGAAAATGAATATTGGAAACCTTGAAATTGGAGATTACCTTG CTATTGGAGCAATCTTCTCTGCAACCGATTCTGTTTGCACCTTACAA GTGCTTAGTCAGGATGATACGCCCTTACTGTACAGTCTAGTTTTTGGGGAAGGTGTTGTGAATGATGCCACATCTGTAGTACTCTTCAATGCTGTCCAGAACTTTGACTTATCTCATATCAACACCAGAAAAGCTCTGGAATTAATTGGAAACTTTTTATACTTGTTTGCCTCGAGCACCATCTTAGGGGTTGTT ACTGGTCTACTGAGCGCctacataattaaaaaactctACTTTGGAAG GCACTCCACTGATCGCGAGGTTGCTATAATGATACTTATGGCATACCTATCATACATGCTTGCTGAA TTATTCTATTTAAGTGCAATCCTTACTGTGTTTTTCTCTGGGATCGTGATGTCTCACTACACCTGGCATAATGTGACTGAGAGCTCAAGAGTCACTACCAA GCACGCGTTTGCTACATTATCATTTATTGCTGAAATATTCATATTCCTTTATGTTGGTATGGATGCTTTGGACATCGAGAAGTGGAGATTTGTAAGCGACAG CCCTCAATTATCAGTTCAAGTTAGCTCAATACTGTTGGGTCTTGTTTTGGTTGGACGGGCAGCCTTTGTTTTCCCCCTGTCATCTTTGTCCAACTTGATCAAGAAGTCTCCAGAGGAGAAGATTAGCTTTAAACAGCAA ATTATAATATGGTGGGCAGGACTTATGCGAGGTGCTGTTTCAGTGGCTCTTGCTTATAATCAG TTTACTAGGGGAGGTCATACTCAGTTACGTGGCAACGCGATAATGATCACAAGTACCATCACTGTTGTCCTTTTCAGCACAGGG GTATTTGGGTTGATGACAAAACCTTTAATTAGATTATTGCTGCCCTCGCCAAGACATTTGAGCAGAATGATCTCTTCTGAACCGACGACCCCAAAATCCTTCATTGTGCCACTTCTTGACAGTACGCACGACTCAGAAGCTGATCTCGGCCAAAATGTACCCCGTCCTCACAGTTTGCGGATGCTCCTATCAACACCATCTCACACTGTGCATCGTTACTGGAGAAGGTTTGACAACGCATTCATGCGTCCTGTTTTTGGTGGACGAGGTTTTGTACCTTTTGTTCCAGGATCACCGACTGAACCAAGTGATCACTAG